The genomic segment GCTTATGAAAACTCCCTTTTATAAATCGTCCCGGACTTTGGGCATTGCCGCCCTGGCTGCGATCAGTCTGCTGGCCATCTCTCCAGAGGCCTCAGCCAAAGACAAAGATGACCGCCGTGGTCCGGGTAAGAAACCGTCCAGCAGCTCTCGCTCGTGGTTTGGTGATCGCGGTCGCGGTCATGATCATCATGATCACCGCGACGATGACGACCGCCGCCGCTTTTTTGCTCATCCACGCACATCCTGGGCTATCACGTTGGGCAACGGTTATGCAGGCCGCGGTTACTATTACGGCCCACCAAACGCACCCTACTACTACCAGGGCACTGGCGTCTCTTATTACAGCAGCCGCGAGCGTGTACCCTATGACTACTGGCGTGGAGCACGTCTGGCCGAGCTGAATGCGGCCGTGCAGTCAGAGCTTCGCCGTCGTGGTTACTACCGTGGTCCTGTGGATGGACGTCTTGGCCCTGCCTCGAAATCGGCCATCTCTCGTTATCAGTCCTCTCGTGGCCTGGCCGTGACTGGCAATGTCAACAATCAGACCTTGAGTGCGCTAGGTATCCGCTAATAGGATCTCGAACTCATCATTAGATTCCATCAAAGCCGACGGTGTAAGCCGTCGGCTTTTTTGTCTTTGATTCGGGGATTATTTCAGGCCCGCTTCTTGGCGTGCCCATGCATCGGCCTCGATCAGTGTGGTGAGATCCGGATGCTGGATGACCTGATGTTTTTCCATCACCCGAGCCACTGTTTTCCAGATGTCTGGGAAGGTGGTGCGCTCAGTCAAAAAAGCCTCCACGGCCACCTCATTGGCCGCGTTTAAAACGGCAGGCAGGGTGCCCCCCACTTCCCCAGCATGCCTGGCCAGGTCCAGGGCAGGGAAGTCCTGGGTGCGTGGAGCTTCAAAGTGCAGGGAGGCCAGTTGCGCGAAATCCAGCGGGCGCAGGTTATTGGGCACCCGTTCAGGCCACGTGACGGCATATTGAATGGGGAAACACATGTCGCTGTGGCTTAGCTGCGCGATCACGCTGTTATCCACAAACTCCACCATGCTATGCACGATGCTCTGCGGGTGCACCACCACCTCGATCTGGCTCATGGGCACATCGAACAGCCAACGGGCTTCGATCATTTCTAACC from the Prosthecobacter dejongeii genome contains:
- a CDS encoding peptidoglycan-binding domain-containing protein, whose protein sequence is MKTPFYKSSRTLGIAALAAISLLAISPEASAKDKDDRRGPGKKPSSSSRSWFGDRGRGHDHHDHRDDDDRRRFFAHPRTSWAITLGNGYAGRGYYYGPPNAPYYYQGTGVSYYSSRERVPYDYWRGARLAELNAAVQSELRRRGYYRGPVDGRLGPASKSAISRYQSSRGLAVTGNVNNQTLSALGIR